One Nicotiana tomentosiformis chromosome 1, ASM39032v3, whole genome shotgun sequence genomic window, atctaacctttttgttgaaagcccttgccattctattctgatagagttgaccgtgacacactGCGTTCATCCTcttaccatcaatgagagccaATTTCTCATGCCGGTTccatatccattctgcatcactgagctCGGCCTCCTGTATGATTCTTAGGGAGGGAATCTCCACTTCAGCAGGTATAACAGCTTCAGTACCATACACCAGTAGATAGGGGGTGCCCCAGTTTTCCCCAGTTGACGTACGAACTGTGGTGCGGTACCCGAGAaaagcaaatggtagcttctcatGCCACTGCTTGTagttgtctaccatcttccttaatatcttcttgatgttcttattggcagCTTCCACATCTCTATTCATCTGCGGCAAATGGTAGAATGAACTCGTTCCACTGTCTGTCTCCaaagtcatccagaaataccctacCCTTAATATCTTTTAACTAGAACGAACTCGTTCAAGTGAGGTCCGCAAGTTATggcatgtatttcttcgagcaatctagatgcctccttggcatcgacacattgCAGTAATCCCAAGTCATGAGTCCTTCATAATAGAATTCCTctgctttgaaagaaatggttggccaatcttcgaagcgtgcacttctgagtgtgtgtagcaTTCTCCGAGTATTCCCCTTTCTCCAAGTATTCCTTGatatcgtggaaccatggatttccgt contains:
- the LOC117277773 gene encoding uncharacterized protein, coding for MTLETDSGTSSFYHLPQMNRDVEAANKNIKKILRKMVDNYKQWHEKLPFAFLGYRTTVRTSTGENWGTPYLLVYGTEAVIPAEVEIPSLRIIQEAELSDAEWIWNRHEKLALIDGKRMNAVCHGQLYQNRMARAFNKKVRSRQFTLGQLVLKRIFPHQDEAKGKFSPNWQGPYMVYRVLTGGALILVEMDGEIWQKPINSGAIKRYYVCAFSLM